A genomic segment from Legionella micdadei encodes:
- a CDS encoding DUF3413 domain-containing protein codes for MNLNKREALARFIVWFFLANTILFWLLGFEFLKAIFLSKTLFANTAADFSTMTGKVIIVLFAILNYLSYMMLLAFIPAGFLLLIAYFLPNKKLVWSLSVVLATVCIVLLIADVRIYLMFKFHLNFLILSLIFHTQWNEVFDFSAQELTYCAVLIFTVFIFEIFIAWVVWKKIVLAERLKIGKPISLAWSGCFLVCYFTLTLSITNNNNLFTQQIPNLPLYNQIISTLIPAKNAKLILTRFSESNFAQPIFSTDKLNYPLHPMRCDKPINSYNIILIMVDSLRFDNLQKGYMPNVERFAKKSWQFQNHLSGGNSTQPGLFSIFYSIPSSYWTAALEQKVPAILTELLIKYGYSTHVFWSSVLYNPPFDKTIFTGLANLDINGSHKDNIGDKDRDITQKAINFLMDKNHKSPFFLYLFYDAPHGFCREQNFSAPYQPAPNQCSRINLTNEVDPQPFYNRYLNAVNFDDEEVAKLLNTIEQQGYLENSIVIFTADHGQEFNDNKQNYWGHAGNFTRVQIQVPLLIHWPGQSPRTIEYLTTSYDIVPTLVNHLFNCQNPTQDYSIGQDLLREQGRLPFVIAGSYINMGVVEHDRLTTLQVSGDVTITDPHAEPTPDAKPRMDRIKQALTLMRRYYAN; via the coding sequence ATGAATTTGAATAAAAGAGAGGCGCTTGCTCGTTTTATCGTTTGGTTCTTTCTTGCTAATACAATTCTATTTTGGCTATTAGGTTTTGAATTTTTGAAAGCGATTTTCCTGTCTAAAACGTTATTTGCCAACACAGCAGCTGATTTCAGTACGATGACAGGGAAAGTGATCATCGTTCTTTTTGCAATACTTAATTATTTAAGTTACATGATGCTGCTCGCATTTATCCCAGCAGGATTCTTGTTACTAATAGCTTATTTTTTGCCCAACAAGAAGTTGGTTTGGTCTTTAAGCGTTGTCCTAGCCACAGTGTGTATCGTGCTATTGATTGCGGATGTTCGCATTTATTTGATGTTTAAATTTCATCTTAATTTTTTGATATTGTCATTGATTTTTCATACCCAGTGGAACGAAGTGTTTGATTTTTCGGCACAAGAATTAACTTATTGTGCTGTACTGATTTTTACAGTTTTTATATTTGAAATTTTTATTGCTTGGGTAGTTTGGAAAAAAATTGTGCTAGCTGAGCGGCTTAAAATTGGTAAACCCATTTCGCTGGCTTGGTCTGGTTGTTTTCTAGTGTGTTATTTTACTTTGACACTGTCGATTACAAATAACAATAATCTTTTTACCCAGCAAATCCCGAATTTACCCCTATATAATCAAATAATTAGCACTTTGATCCCTGCAAAAAATGCAAAATTGATTTTAACCCGCTTTAGCGAAAGTAATTTTGCTCAACCTATTTTTTCTACTGACAAGTTAAATTATCCTCTCCATCCAATGCGATGTGATAAACCGATTAATTCTTATAATATTATCTTGATCATGGTCGATTCGCTTCGTTTTGATAATCTGCAAAAAGGATATATGCCTAATGTTGAGAGGTTTGCTAAGAAAAGTTGGCAATTTCAAAATCATTTAAGCGGCGGTAATTCAACGCAACCAGGATTATTTTCGATTTTTTATTCCATACCAAGTAGTTATTGGACCGCTGCTTTAGAGCAAAAAGTTCCCGCTATCCTGACTGAATTATTGATTAAATACGGGTACTCAACCCACGTCTTTTGGTCTAGCGTTTTGTATAACCCTCCTTTCGATAAAACGATTTTTACCGGATTAGCCAATCTTGATATCAATGGGTCGCACAAAGACAATATTGGCGATAAGGATAGGGATATAACGCAAAAAGCAATTAATTTTCTGATGGATAAGAATCATAAATCACCTTTTTTCCTATACCTTTTCTACGATGCACCGCATGGTTTTTGCCGTGAGCAAAATTTTTCAGCTCCTTATCAACCTGCACCGAACCAATGCTCCCGTATTAATTTAACCAATGAAGTTGATCCTCAACCTTTCTATAATCGTTATCTTAATGCGGTCAATTTTGATGACGAGGAAGTTGCTAAACTACTAAATACTATTGAACAACAAGGTTATTTGGAGAATAGTATTGTTATTTTTACGGCAGATCATGGCCAAGAGTTTAACGACAATAAACAAAATTATTGGGGACATGCTGGCAATTTTACCCGAGTACAAATTCAGGTACCACTGCTTATCCATTGGCCGGGTCAATCTCCCCGTACAATTGAATATTTAACAACAAGTTATGATATAGTACCAACATTAGTTAACCATTTGTTTAATTGCCAGAATCCAACTCAAGATTATAGCATTGGTCAGGATTTGTTGCGTGAACAAGGACGCTTACCTTTTGTGATAGCAGGAAGCTATATCAACATGGGAGTGGTAGAGCATGATCGACTTACGACTTTACAAGTTTCGGGAGATGTGACGATTACTGATCCTCATGCTGAACCTACACCGGATGCAAAACCAAGAATGGATCGCATAAAGCAGGCATTGACTCTCATGCGCCGTTATTATGCAAATTAA